A single region of the Phaenicophaeus curvirostris isolate KB17595 chromosome 4, BPBGC_Pcur_1.0, whole genome shotgun sequence genome encodes:
- the CTSO gene encoding cathepsin O, whose product MGLLALVLACCLVPTAGGREPWDRGGRDKGAAAALRESAKRIRLLNSSSKDNTTAFYGINQFSHLFPEEFKAIYLRSIPHKLPRYIKVPNGKEKPLPKKFDWRDKKVIAEVRNQQTCGGCWAFSVVGGIESAYAIKGNNLEELSVQQVIDCSYNNYGCNGGSTVSALSWLNQTKVKLVRDSEYNFKAQTGLCHYFGHSEFGVSITGFAAYDFSGQEEEMMRMLVNWGPLAVTVDAVSWQDYLGGIIQYHCSSGRANHAVLITGFDRTGSIPYWIVQNSWGPTWGIDGYVRVKIGSNVCGIADTVSSVFV is encoded by the exons ATGGGGCTGCTGGCGCTCGTGCTGGCCTGCTGCTTGGTGCCGACTGCGGGCGGCCGGGAGCCCTGGGACCGGGGCGGCCGCGACAAaggagcggcggcggcgctcCGG gaAAGCGCTAAAAGAATTAGATTGCTGAATTCTTCATCAAAAGATAATACAACTGCTTTCTATGGAATAAATCAGTTTTCTCACCTGTTTCCTGAAGAATTCAAAG CTATTTACTTAAGAAGCATACCTCACAAACTTCCCAGATATATAAAAGTGccaaatggaaaggaaaaacctTTACCAAAGAAGTTTGACTGGAGAGACAAGAAAGTCATTGCAGAAGTGAGGAATCAGCAAACA TGTGGAGGCTGCTGGGCTTTCAGCGTTGTGGGTGGTATAGAATCTGCCTATGCAATTAAAGGAAATAACCTGGAAGAACTCAGCGTACAGCAGGTCATTGACTGTTCATACAATAATTATGGCTGCAACGGAGGATCCACTGTTAGTGCTTTGAGCTGGCTGAACCAG ACAAAAGTAAAACTCGTGAGAGATTCAGAATACAATTTTAAAGCTCAGACAGGACTGTGCCATTATTTTGGTCACTCAGAGTTTGGAGTTTCAATAACAGGATTTGCTGCATATGACTTCAG TGGTCAGGAGGAAGAAATGATGAGGATGCTTGTTAACTGGGGCCCTTTGGCAGTAACAGTAGATGCAGTTAGCTGGCAGGATTATCTTGGTGGGATCATACAGTATCACTGCTCCAGTGGAAGAGCAAATCATGCTGTTCTAATCACTGGTTTTGATAGAACAG GTAGTATCCCTTACTGGATTGTACAGAACTCGTGGGGGCCTACGTGGGGAATAGATGGCTATGTTCGTGTTAAGATAGGCAGCAATGTCTGTG GTATAGCAGATACAGTTTCATCAGTATTTGTTTGA